GTGGCTGATCGGCAGCAGGTAGTGCTCCGCGTAGGCGTACATCATGGCGAAGGTCAGCAGGGTGTGGTGGTGCGCCCGGTTGATCGGGTCCTCGCCCAGGTAGCGCAGGGCGTCGTTCATCCACCCCATGTTCCACTTCAGGCCGAAGCCGAGCCCCCCTTCGTGCGTCGGCCGGGTCACACCCGGCCAGGCGGTCGACTCCTCGGCCACGGTGATGATGCCGGGGGAGCGGCGGTAGGCCGTGGCGTTGACCTCCTGCAGGAGCGCGATCGCCTCGAGGTTCTCCCGGCCGCCGTGGACGTTGGGGATCCACTCGCCGGCCTCACGGGAGTAGTCGAGGTAGAGCATCGAGGCCACCCCGTCAACGCGCAGCCCGTCGATGTGGAACTCTTCGAGCCAGTACAGCGCGTTGGCGACGAGGAAGTTGCGCACCTCCGGTCGCCCGAAGTCGAAGACGTAGCTGCCCCAGTCCGGTTGCCACCCGCGCCGCGGGTCCGGGTGCTCATAGAGCGGCAGCCCGTCGAAGCGCACGAGCGCCCACTCGTCGGTCGCGAAGTGCCCGGGGACCCAGTCGAGGATCACCCCGATGCCGGCGCCGTGCAGCGCGTCGACGAGGTGGCGGAAGTCGTCGGGGGAGCCGAAGCGTGAGTTCGGCGCGAAGTAGCTGGTGACGTGGTACCCCCACGACGGCGGGTAGGGGTGGTCCATCACCGGCATCAGCTCGACGTGCGTGAAGCCCTGCTCGCGCACGTACGCGACGAGCTCCCGGGCCATCTCCCGGTAGGACAGCCCGGGGCGCCACGAGCCCAGGTGCACCTCGTAGATGCTCATCCGTCCCACCTGCGCGTCGCGGGTGGCCCGAGCCGCGAGCCAGGCCTCGTCCTCCCACGTGTAGGTCGAGGAGGTCACCACCGAGCCCGTCGCGGGAGCGGTCTCCGCGAGGCGGGCCATCGGGTCGGCCTTGTGCCGCAGCACGTCGTCGGCGCCCCGCACGGCGAACTTGTAGACGGTCCCGGGCCCGACGTCGGGCACGAAGAGCTCCCAGACCCCGGAGGCACCGAGGGTGCGCATCGGGTGCGCCAGCTCGTCCCAGCCGTTGAAGTCGCCGATGACGTGCACGGCCTTCGCCCGCGGCGCCCAGACGGCGAAGGACACCCCGGTCACCGCGCCGATCGGCCCGTCGTACTCGCGCACGTGCGCCCCGAGGACGCCCCACAGCTGCTCGTGGCGGCCCTCGTTGATCAGGTGCAGGTCCATCTCGCCGAGCGTCGGCACGAAGCGGTAGGGGTCGTCCTGGACGTGCTCGAGCCCGTCCTCCCAGGTGACGAGCACCCGGTAGTCCATCGTCCGGGTCGCGTCGGCGCGCACCCCGGAGAAGATCCCGTCCTGCTCGTGGACCAGATCGGTGACGACGCCGTCCTCGAAGCGCACGCGCACCCGGGTCGCGAGCGGTCGGCGCACCCGCACGCGCAGCCCGCCGTCCTCGAGGTGCTGACCGAGGACGTCGTGCGGCTGGGAGCCGCGGCCGTGCGCGATGGCCCAGAGGGCGCCGGGCAGGGCGGAGTCGGGAATCGGTGTCATGGGTGTGCCTCCTGGAGCAGCCGATCGATCGCCTCGACCGGCAGGGACAGCCACGAGGGGCGGTTGCGCGCCTCGTAGACGACCTCGTAGAGAGCCTTGTCGAGGATGAAGGCGGTGAGCAGGACATCGCGCTCGCGGGGGTCGGTGCCGACCTCGCCGTAGCCGTCGAGGAAGGCCTCCTCGGCCCGCGTGGCCCACTCGCGCACGTCGACG
Above is a window of Janibacter cremeus DNA encoding:
- the glgB gene encoding 1,4-alpha-glucan branching protein GlgB, giving the protein MTPIPDSALPGALWAIAHGRGSQPHDVLGQHLEDGGLRVRVRRPLATRVRVRFEDGVVTDLVHEQDGIFSGVRADATRTMDYRVLVTWEDGLEHVQDDPYRFVPTLGEMDLHLINEGRHEQLWGVLGAHVREYDGPIGAVTGVSFAVWAPRAKAVHVIGDFNGWDELAHPMRTLGASGVWELFVPDVGPGTVYKFAVRGADDVLRHKADPMARLAETAPATGSVVTSSTYTWEDEAWLAARATRDAQVGRMSIYEVHLGSWRPGLSYREMARELVAYVREQGFTHVELMPVMDHPYPPSWGYHVTSYFAPNSRFGSPDDFRHLVDALHGAGIGVILDWVPGHFATDEWALVRFDGLPLYEHPDPRRGWQPDWGSYVFDFGRPEVRNFLVANALYWLEEFHIDGLRVDGVASMLYLDYSREAGEWIPNVHGGRENLEAIALLQEVNATAYRRSPGIITVAEESTAWPGVTRPTHEGGLGFGLKWNMGWMNDALRYLGEDPINRAHHHTLLTFAMMYAYAEHYLLPISHDEVVHGKGSMPYKIPGDDADRLATLRAFYAYQWAFPGKHLVFMGTEFAQTSEWADARSLEWHLLDHPAHRRVQELVRELNSFAARHPAMWALDHRPEGFRWLDADDAAGNTVSFVRTGGTVGIGGTPRAGGADGTSASVGTVGTVGTVGTEVEDVVVVVVNFGGTDRHRLRIGLPRGGTWRVALDTSGFDAASSPSQAGTELTAEERPWHDQPFSVEVDAPRLSAIYLVPARG